The sequence TTGGAAAGAAAGGCATTGAGCGAATGAAGAAAGCCGGTTTTCGCGTTATCCTGACAAAACAGCCTTCCATTGAGGAGGCTTTGACTGCGTTTCTTTCCGAACACTCTTTTAATACGGGCCAGAATAATGGGACTGGATGATTCATTTGAAATAAGGCCAATCGGCTACGTGGCATCGCCCAAAGATGCTTTGGATACCGAAAATCCCGATATTAAGGTGATTGAAATTCTTCCGGGCTTGCAGGCGGGGTTGGAGGGAATTGAGCACTTTGAAACACTTTGGATTTTGTTTTGGCTCCACAATCTTCCGGAAGAAACCCGCCACGTTCTTTTGGTTCATCCCCGGGGAGACCGTTCCAAGCCCCTTAGAGGGGTATTTGCAACCCACAGCCCCATGCGGCCCAATCCCATTGGAATGAGTCAGGTTACTTTGGTTAGGAAAGAGGCCAACCGCCTGCTGGTCCAGGGATTGGACGCCCATATTGGCTCACCCGTCATTGATATTAAGTCGGGTCAGCGCAAAGAAGAGACGGCCCGCTCCTCGTTGCAAAATTAGTGTGATTTGGGTGTGGCCGGGATGGTGTCCTCATTGTACCCCCAACAAAATAATTTTTATTTACTTTTCCCGAAATAATTCATATTTTATAGCTGTGTTCACACCAAAAGGCCTTTAGGGTTTTTTGGGAAAAAGGATCCATTTTTAATTCCAAGAAAGCTTTCTCCAAATAAACGGAAGAACACCCCGGATATGGCAGAAGAAGCGCGCATCAAGATTCTGGTTGAAGAAACCGTTCGGCGGGCCCATCTCATTGCGGAGCACGGGCTGTCTATTCTAATTGAATTTCGCGGCCAAAAAATCCTGTTTGATACCGGTCAATTCAAGGCTCTGTTTTGGAACGCTCCCCAATTGGGAGTGGATTTAAAAAAGCTGGATGCCGTGGTTCTGAGTCACGGGCATTACGATCACACGGGCGGGTTGGCAGAATTGATAGACCAGCGGGGTGCGGTGCCGGTTTTTGCTCATCCGGATGTTTTTCAAAAGCGTTTTCATGTTACGGAAACGTCGTCCCGGGAGATCGGAATGCCCTGGAATCGGGACACTCTGGAAGCAAAAGGCGCCCGATTTCATCTCAATCGAAACCTCACTGAAATTTTTCCGGATGTATTTACGACAGGGGAAATTCCCCGGGAAAATGATTTTGAAATTATTGAAAAGGGATTCCAAATCCAAAAAGGCGCTGGTTTTTCCCGGGATGCTATTCGTGACGATCAGGCTCTGGTTCTCAAAACACAAAAAGGGCTTGTGGTAATTCTGGGATGTGGTCACTCCGGAGTTGTCAATACCCTGTCCGCTGTCGGAAGAGCGTTTGGTACGACACGATTTTATGCTATTTTGGGGGGATTTCATTTGGTTCGGGCATCGGAACACCGAATTCATCAAACAATCGGGGCGTTAAGGGAACTTTCATTTGATATCATTTCTCCGATGCACTGCACCGGTTTCCGCGCCCGTGCAGAACTGTACAAGGCTTTCCCTGAAAAATTCAGGGATTGGCATGTAGGCGATACCGGCTCATTTGGCTAAACGAGTTGCATAGGTTCGGTTTTTAGTATTTAGAGGAGAGGTAATGGAACTGCTCTGGCACACATTCGTCCACGCCGTTAAAATTTCGCTTTTTGTTTTCTTAATGATGGTCCTCATTGATTATTTGAATGTGAAAACCCGCGGGCATCTTAAGGAACTGGTCAGGGGACGAAAATGGCGGCAGTACAGTTTGTCTTCCTTTTTGGCAGCCACACCGGGATGCCTGGGCGCCTTCATGGATGTTTCTCTGTATGTGCACGGTCTGATTTCCTTTGGTGCCCTGACCGGAGCCATGGTAGCCACATCCGGCGACGAGGCCTTCGTCATGTTGGCCATGTTTCCTGAAAAGGCTCTTTTGCTTTTCGCAGGGCTTTTTTTATTGGGGATTGTATTGGGCTGGGTGACTGACGTGTTGGTGAAACGCTTTCACGTGCGTCCGTGTGATTCCTGCCAGCTTCAAGAATACCATCCTCAGGAAAACAGCACGCGTCACTATCTAACCGTTCATATCTGGAAACACATTTTTAAAAAGCATATTATCCGCGTGTTCCTGTGGACATTTGGGGCACTTCTGGTGGTTAATCTGGGACTGAGCTACTGGAATCTGGAATCATTTGTCAAAGAAAATGTCGTCTGGATCGGCGTCCTGGCTGTTTTGGTGGGCATTATTCCGGAATCCGGCCCCAATCTCATCTTCATCACCCTGTATGCCAAGGGACTCATTCCGATCTCTGTTTTAATTGCCAATTCCATTGTTCAGGACGGACACGGGATGCTGCCAATGCTCTCCTACAGCTTAAAGGATTCGGTTCGGATAAAGGCCTTTAATATGGCGTATGGAATCCTCATTGGCGGCGCCATTTATCTTTGGGGACATTAGCGAATTATCCGGCAAGAGAAGATAGTTTAGGTTTTTCTCCGAAGGACTCCGGGTTTTTTCGTGGTTCTTTGTGTAACCGGGGAAAATTCGAAGTCCTGAATCCAGCCGTTTGTAAACCCGAAATCCTCCACCCATCGGGTCACTGTTTCGTATTCCTGCTGTGAAATTTTTCGATTGATTTCAGAAAATTTACGTGCTTCCCAGAGGGGAAGATATTGGG comes from Calditrichota bacterium and encodes:
- the tsaA gene encoding tRNA (N6-threonylcarbamoyladenosine(37)-N6)-methyltransferase TrmO, coding for MGLDDSFEIRPIGYVASPKDALDTENPDIKVIEILPGLQAGLEGIEHFETLWILFWLHNLPEETRHVLLVHPRGDRSKPLRGVFATHSPMRPNPIGMSQVTLVRKEANRLLVQGLDAHIGSPVIDIKSGQRKEETARSSLQN
- a CDS encoding MBL fold metallo-hydrolase, translated to MAEEARIKILVEETVRRAHLIAEHGLSILIEFRGQKILFDTGQFKALFWNAPQLGVDLKKLDAVVLSHGHYDHTGGLAELIDQRGAVPVFAHPDVFQKRFHVTETSSREIGMPWNRDTLEAKGARFHLNRNLTEIFPDVFTTGEIPRENDFEIIEKGFQIQKGAGFSRDAIRDDQALVLKTQKGLVVILGCGHSGVVNTLSAVGRAFGTTRFYAILGGFHLVRASEHRIHQTIGALRELSFDIISPMHCTGFRARAELYKAFPEKFRDWHVGDTGSFG
- a CDS encoding selenocysteine protein; protein product: MELLWHTFVHAVKISLFVFLMMVLIDYLNVKTRGHLKELVRGRKWRQYSLSSFLAATPGCLGAFMDVSLYVHGLISFGALTGAMVATSGDEAFVMLAMFPEKALLLFAGLFLLGIVLGWVTDVLVKRFHVRPCDSCQLQEYHPQENSTRHYLTVHIWKHIFKKHIIRVFLWTFGALLVVNLGLSYWNLESFVKENVVWIGVLAVLVGIIPESGPNLIFITLYAKGLIPISVLIANSIVQDGHGMLPMLSYSLKDSVRIKAFNMAYGILIGGAIYLWGH